One window of Papaver somniferum cultivar HN1 chromosome 9, ASM357369v1, whole genome shotgun sequence genomic DNA carries:
- the LOC113310487 gene encoding thioredoxin-like protein Clot encodes MGRVKLALYLLIFVCISERLLRLGFVNREEQIPVSLPRKYLRKMPLKMVDVTPSDFDQAFEKFNSENGRIKFILFLADIDPSTSVSWCPDCVRAEPVIYKKLEESSSDVLLLRAYVGDRPTWRTPNHPWRIDSRFNLKGVPTLVRWENGSVQGRLEDHEAHVQSKIESLLS; translated from the exons ATGGGGCGAGTCAAACTAGCCCTTTATCTTCTCATATTTGTGTGCATATCTGAGAGATTGTTGCGTTTAGGGTTCGTAAATCGTGAAGAACAAATCCCTGTCTCGCTACCTAGAAAATACTTGAGAAAGATGCCTCTGAAGATGGTAGATGTAACGCCTTCAGATTTCGATCAAGCTTTTGAGAAGTTCAATTCTGAAAATGGCCGAATCAAGTTCATACTTTTCTTAGCTGACATAGATCCTTCTACATCCGTCAGCTGGTGCCCTG ATTGTGTAAGAGCAGAACCAGTGATTTACAAAAAGCTTGAAGAATCATCATCAGATGTATTGTTGTTGAGAGCTTATGTTGGTGATAGACCAACTTGGAGAACTCCAAATCATCCATGGAGGATTGATTCAAGGTTTAATCTCAAAGGAGTTCCAACACTTGTTCGTTGGGAGAATGGTTCTGTTCAAGGTCGTCTTGAAGATCATGAAGCTCACGTCCAAAGCAAAATCGAATCCCTACTTTCTTGA